The Streptomyces sp. NBC_01142 genome has a window encoding:
- a CDS encoding TIGR02679 family protein, whose product MDLTSGAAPVEADLGDAVGVDAGRVDAAPVDAGRLRRLLGDPALHWLVDRARRRLEREQLLTGPVSLSAPTPAQRVAAERLLGRSPGGGRSLTVRLDEVDAVLRRSGISPDGLAPAVVALTGPIVLLGPARDAEERVWQEAYAVIDALADQIPGLAPWADRLRGDGLVRRLAGTPAAAQGLLGQVATALSALPADPPVSLPAFAARLLGGAHALDAGTPLATLTLSGIRALTGFPDGSGAEWRREAWASAGLLRDELSSTVLTLNLRGTPALDWMADAGEPSVLTLRQLIRHPVAASAPAVRICENPAVLAAAAGAHRAGSAPLVCLQGQPSAAALALLRHLHEGGAALLYHGDFDWGGLRIASALLRRVPWQPWRYTAADYRTAAALAGPEGLPLAGRPAEAPWDPALPQALLELGVRVEEETVLDALLTDLA is encoded by the coding sequence GTGGACCTGACATCCGGCGCTGCGCCGGTCGAGGCGGACCTGGGCGACGCTGTCGGCGTTGATGCGGGTCGCGTCGATGCGGCCCCGGTCGATGCCGGCCGGCTGCGCCGTCTGCTGGGCGACCCCGCGCTCCACTGGCTGGTCGACCGGGCACGTCGGCGTCTGGAGCGCGAGCAGCTCCTCACCGGGCCGGTCTCCCTCAGCGCGCCCACCCCGGCCCAACGGGTGGCGGCCGAGCGGCTGTTGGGCCGTTCTCCCGGCGGCGGGCGCTCCCTGACCGTCCGGCTCGACGAGGTGGATGCCGTCCTGCGCCGCTCTGGCATCAGCCCCGACGGCCTGGCTCCCGCTGTGGTCGCACTCACCGGGCCAATCGTCCTGCTCGGCCCGGCCCGTGACGCCGAGGAACGTGTCTGGCAGGAGGCATACGCCGTGATCGACGCCCTCGCGGACCAGATCCCGGGCCTTGCCCCATGGGCCGACCGGCTCCGTGGCGACGGCCTGGTACGCCGCCTCGCCGGCACACCTGCCGCAGCTCAAGGCCTCCTCGGTCAAGTCGCCACTGCCCTGAGTGCCCTTCCCGCAGACCCGCCCGTCTCGCTTCCCGCCTTCGCGGCCCGGTTGCTCGGCGGCGCCCACGCCCTGGACGCTGGCACCCCCTTGGCCACGCTCACTCTCTCGGGCATCCGAGCGCTGACGGGCTTTCCCGACGGGTCGGGCGCGGAATGGCGCCGGGAGGCGTGGGCGTCGGCGGGCTTGCTCCGCGACGAGCTGTCCTCGACGGTCCTCACCCTGAACCTGCGGGGCACGCCTGCCCTGGACTGGATGGCCGACGCGGGCGAGCCATCCGTCCTTACCCTCCGCCAGCTCATCCGCCACCCCGTTGCTGCTTCTGCCCCGGCAGTCCGGATCTGCGAGAACCCGGCGGTGCTCGCGGCGGCAGCCGGCGCCCACAGGGCTGGTTCCGCCCCGCTGGTGTGCCTCCAGGGCCAGCCGTCCGCCGCAGCGCTTGCCCTCCTGCGCCATCTGCACGAGGGCGGAGCGGCACTTCTCTACCACGGAGACTTCGACTGGGGCGGGCTCCGCATCGCCTCCGCACTGCTGCGCCGCGTCCCCTGGCAGCCGTGGCGCTACACGGCCGCCGACTACCGCACCGCGGCGGCGCTTGCGGGCCCTGAGGGTCTGCCACTCGCCGGCCGGCCGGCCGAGGCTCCCTGGGACCCGGCCCTGCCGCAGGCTCTCTTGGAACTGGGCGTCCGCGTCGAGGAGGAGACGGTCCTCGACGCGCTGCTGACCGACCTCGCGTGA
- a CDS encoding sugar ABC transporter ATP-binding protein, which yields MHDAPDTSMSPPSRFGGEPLVRVRGLSKRFGGTPALAAVDLDIHGGSVLALLGPNGAGKSTLIKVLAGVHHADEGEVTVAGHPLGTDAATRKMSFIHQDLGLVEWMTVAENIALGTGYPRRCGLVSWRQTRERCAEALGIVAGHLDADARIADLAPAERSLVAIARALATRAELFILDEPTATLPAADCARLFDVLHALRDRGHGILYVSHRLDEVYKVADTFAVLRDGHLVSQGPLAGHSPARLVHDIVGRELAGHRPATTPSGGPPVLSLDSVRTPYSGPVSLELRAGEILGTVGLTGAGHMDLGRALAGAQPILAGRALLDGRPYRPRTVAAALDSGVGFVAGNRQEEGCAAELTVRENFLANPRAAGVPPWHWISPRRERAEATALIDRFSVHPRDCEVPIATLSGGNQQKLMVGRWLRVSLRLLILEEPTASVDVGAKAAIYRLIDEALAAGLAVLLISTDFEEVATVCHRALVFARGTVTAELTGEDLTVSKLTRTASALPAITGTATSR from the coding sequence GTGCATGACGCTCCCGACACTTCGATGAGCCCACCCTCACGCTTCGGTGGAGAACCCCTTGTCCGCGTACGCGGTCTCAGCAAGCGGTTCGGCGGCACCCCCGCGCTCGCCGCGGTCGACCTCGACATCCACGGCGGCAGCGTCCTCGCCCTGCTCGGTCCCAACGGCGCCGGGAAGTCCACCCTCATCAAGGTGCTCGCCGGGGTCCACCACGCCGACGAGGGCGAGGTGACGGTGGCCGGGCATCCGCTCGGCACCGACGCCGCCACCCGGAAGATGTCGTTCATCCACCAGGATCTCGGCCTCGTCGAGTGGATGACGGTCGCCGAGAACATCGCACTGGGCACCGGCTATCCGCGCCGCTGCGGACTGGTCTCCTGGCGGCAGACGCGAGAGCGCTGCGCCGAGGCCCTGGGGATCGTCGCCGGGCACCTGGACGCCGACGCCCGGATTGCCGACCTCGCCCCCGCCGAGCGCTCGCTGGTCGCCATCGCCCGCGCCCTGGCGACACGGGCGGAGCTCTTCATCCTCGACGAGCCGACCGCCACCCTTCCCGCCGCGGACTGCGCCCGGCTCTTCGACGTACTGCACGCCCTGCGCGACCGAGGCCACGGCATCCTCTACGTCAGCCACCGGCTCGACGAGGTGTACAAGGTCGCCGACACCTTCGCCGTCCTGCGCGACGGCCACCTCGTCAGCCAAGGTCCGCTCGCCGGCCACAGCCCCGCCCGTCTGGTGCACGACATCGTGGGCCGCGAACTGGCCGGCCACCGGCCCGCCACCACCCCCTCCGGCGGCCCGCCCGTCCTGAGCCTCGACAGCGTACGGACCCCGTACAGCGGACCGGTCAGCCTGGAACTGCGTGCCGGTGAAATCCTCGGCACAGTGGGCCTGACCGGCGCCGGCCACATGGACCTGGGCCGCGCGCTCGCCGGTGCCCAGCCGATCCTCGCCGGGCGGGCGCTGCTCGACGGCCGCCCGTACCGCCCACGTACGGTCGCCGCCGCTCTCGACTCCGGCGTGGGCTTCGTGGCCGGCAACCGTCAGGAGGAGGGCTGCGCCGCCGAACTGACGGTACGGGAGAACTTCCTGGCCAACCCCCGGGCAGCCGGTGTGCCGCCGTGGCACTGGATCAGCCCCCGGCGCGAGCGCGCCGAGGCCACCGCCCTGATCGATCGATTCTCGGTGCACCCCCGCGACTGCGAGGTCCCGATCGCCACCCTTTCGGGCGGCAACCAGCAGAAGCTCATGGTCGGCCGGTGGCTCCGGGTGAGCCTGCGCCTGCTGATCCTCGAAGAACCGACCGCCAGCGTGGACGTCGGCGCCAAGGCCGCGATCTACCGGCTGATCGACGAAGCGCTGGCCGCAGGCCTGGCGGTATTGCTCATCTCCACCGATTTCGAGGAGGTCGCCACCGTGTGCCACCGCGCCCTGGTGTTCGCCCGTGGGACCGTGACAGCCGAGCTGACCGGTGAAGACCTCACCGTCAGCAAACTCACCCGCACCGCCTCGGCCCTGCCCGCCATCACCGGAACCGCAACGAGCCGGTGA
- a CDS encoding substrate-binding domain-containing protein, producing MYSHRKTTLTAATLLALAATVVVGCERGPSTGTGPSKAGCPASLVKAKAAVQQAENTNVSWTGPTSGPTAVSGKTVVYVAQTMTNPGVASVAKTVEEAGKVAGWNVRVIDGEGTPAGIQAALSQAVTLKPSGIVIGGFDPNLTSQQVARAQAAHIPLVGWHAVRHPGPSKNPRLYTNVTTKVEDVAKISADWVIARSNGNAGVVVFTDDSIPFARNKSELIKQELATCSGVKLLAYENIPIPDASHRTPQEVSSLLSRFQNRWTYSVAINDLYFADAAPALRAAAKPGSGPPFNIAAGDGDPSAFQRINSEQFQAATVPEPLSQQGWQIIDEFNRSFAGRAPSGYVAPVHIATAANSSGATSWNPSGYREAYREIWRK from the coding sequence GTGTACTCGCACCGAAAGACCACCCTCACCGCCGCAACCCTGCTGGCACTGGCCGCCACCGTCGTTGTCGGTTGCGAGCGCGGCCCGTCGACCGGCACCGGGCCGTCGAAGGCCGGTTGCCCCGCCAGCCTCGTGAAGGCCAAGGCGGCCGTGCAGCAGGCCGAGAACACCAACGTCTCCTGGACCGGCCCCACCAGCGGCCCCACAGCGGTTTCCGGCAAGACCGTCGTCTACGTCGCGCAGACCATGACCAACCCTGGCGTCGCAAGCGTCGCGAAGACCGTCGAGGAAGCCGGGAAGGTCGCTGGATGGAACGTCCGGGTGATTGACGGAGAGGGCACCCCCGCCGGCATCCAGGCAGCGCTCAGCCAGGCCGTCACCCTCAAGCCCTCGGGCATCGTCATCGGCGGCTTCGACCCCAACCTGACGTCGCAGCAGGTGGCGCGGGCGCAAGCGGCGCATATCCCGCTCGTCGGCTGGCACGCGGTCCGTCACCCCGGCCCGAGCAAGAACCCCCGGCTCTACACCAACGTCACCACCAAAGTGGAGGACGTGGCGAAGATCAGTGCGGACTGGGTCATCGCTCGGTCCAACGGCAATGCCGGAGTCGTCGTCTTCACCGACGACTCGATCCCGTTCGCCAGGAACAAGTCCGAACTGATCAAGCAGGAGCTCGCCACCTGCTCCGGCGTGAAGCTGTTGGCGTACGAGAACATCCCGATTCCGGACGCGAGCCACCGCACCCCCCAGGAGGTCTCCTCCCTCCTCTCCCGCTTCCAGAACCGCTGGACGTACTCCGTCGCCATCAACGACCTCTACTTCGCCGACGCCGCCCCGGCCCTCCGCGCTGCCGCAAAACCGGGCTCCGGCCCTCCCTTCAACATCGCGGCGGGCGACGGCGATCCCTCGGCCTTCCAGCGCATCAACAGCGAGCAGTTCCAGGCCGCCACCGTCCCCGAGCCGCTGTCCCAGCAGGGCTGGCAAATCATCGACGAGTTCAACCGCTCCTTCGCCGGCCGGGCCCCCAGCGGCTACGTCGCCCCCGTCCACATCGCCACGGCCGCCAACAGCAGCGGGGCCACTTCCTGGAATCCGTCGGGTTACCGCGAGGCCTACCGGGAGATCTGGCGCAAGTAG
- a CDS encoding IS630 family transposase, producing MAGSSGVELSVEQAAELRELVNSRDVPADMATRGRIVLWSSEGRRRKDIAELLGVSLPTVDRWKIRYAEQGLAGLEGERPGGAREQVPARVRARVIALTRMTPPDRTGLSHWSTRELAKYLERAENITVSWHYIARVWREESLKPHRLGTFKISKDPAFAEKVADVIGLYLAPPGGAVVLSIDEKTQIQALDRTQPVLPVAFAASEQRTADYVRHGTTNLFAALNVTTGEVLGECRPTRNGKDFLAFLKKAVKPYAGKDIHVVLDNLSTHTTPEVKEWLVKNRQVHFHFTPVGSSWLNQIEIWFGILTRQSIRRGTFSSVNVLIKQIRDYINSWNTTAKPFTWTATSGEVLAKVRLVATNVKKLVNNNSN from the coding sequence ATGGCAGGGTCTTCTGGTGTGGAGCTCTCCGTGGAACAGGCCGCCGAGTTGCGGGAGTTGGTGAACAGTCGGGATGTTCCTGCGGACATGGCAACGCGGGGCCGGATCGTGCTGTGGTCGAGTGAGGGGCGTCGGCGCAAGGACATTGCCGAGCTGCTCGGGGTGTCGCTGCCGACCGTGGACCGCTGGAAGATCCGCTATGCCGAGCAGGGCCTGGCCGGGCTGGAAGGTGAGCGTCCTGGTGGCGCGCGGGAGCAGGTGCCGGCGCGGGTGCGGGCCCGGGTGATTGCGCTGACGCGCATGACGCCGCCGGACCGTACGGGGCTTTCGCACTGGTCCACGCGGGAGTTGGCGAAGTATCTGGAGCGGGCCGAGAACATCACCGTGTCCTGGCACTACATTGCGCGCGTCTGGCGGGAGGAGAGCCTGAAGCCGCACCGGTTGGGTACCTTCAAGATTTCCAAAGACCCCGCGTTCGCGGAGAAAGTGGCCGATGTGATCGGCCTGTATCTGGCTCCGCCGGGTGGCGCGGTGGTCCTCTCGATCGACGAGAAGACGCAGATCCAGGCTCTGGACCGGACCCAGCCGGTGCTGCCGGTCGCCTTCGCGGCGAGCGAGCAGCGCACCGCCGACTACGTCCGGCACGGCACCACGAACCTGTTCGCCGCCCTGAACGTGACCACCGGTGAAGTGCTCGGCGAGTGCAGGCCGACCCGGAACGGCAAGGATTTCCTGGCCTTCTTGAAGAAGGCGGTGAAACCGTACGCCGGGAAGGACATCCATGTCGTCCTGGACAACCTCTCGACGCACACCACACCCGAGGTCAAGGAGTGGCTGGTCAAGAACCGGCAAGTCCACTTCCATTTCACTCCCGTCGGTTCTTCGTGGCTGAACCAGATCGAGATCTGGTTCGGAATCCTCACCCGGCAATCCATCCGCCGCGGCACGTTCTCCAGCGTCAACGTCCTGATCAAACAGATCCGCGACTACATCAACTCCTGGAACACGACAGCGAAACCGTTCACCTGGACCGCGACCTCCGGCGAGGTCCTCGCGAAGGTCCGACTCGTCGCGACCAACGTGAAGAAACTCGTCAATAACAACTCGAACTGA
- a CDS encoding ABC transporter permease has translation MTPSPSPRSLPGFLRGHLIGTYGLLALTTLLFLIFSVTLPDTFPTRDNISSILSNQSIPAILALGATIPIVTGKFDVSIGYGLGLAHVMVMQLIVNEGWPWPLACLAVVLGGVVVGALNGVIVEFAQIDSFIATLGTGSIMYAFTGWITDGTRIVPGPQGLPPAFTDIYDSRFLGLPVPAFYVLALVVALWLVLERLPLGRYLYVIGSNPRAAGILGIPTRRYSVYAFAGSGLFVGFAGVLLAAQQQTGNPSVGLDYLLPAFVGALLGSTAIKPGRANALGTLVAVAVLAIGLAGIGQLGAQFWATPLFNGGTLLIAVGLAGYSARRRLRTGPTATRQSLAKPSAAPTKDGTP, from the coding sequence GTGACCCCCTCCCCCTCGCCTCGATCCCTGCCGGGCTTCCTGCGCGGGCACCTCATCGGCACCTACGGCCTCCTGGCCCTCACCACCCTGCTCTTCCTGATCTTCTCCGTCACCCTGCCGGACACCTTTCCCACACGGGACAACATCTCGTCGATCCTCTCCAACCAATCGATCCCCGCCATCCTCGCGCTCGGCGCGACGATCCCCATCGTCACCGGCAAGTTCGACGTGTCCATCGGCTACGGTCTCGGCCTGGCGCACGTGATGGTGATGCAGCTCATCGTCAACGAAGGCTGGCCCTGGCCGCTCGCCTGCCTCGCAGTAGTCCTCGGAGGGGTGGTGGTCGGCGCTCTCAACGGTGTCATCGTCGAGTTCGCCCAGATCGACTCCTTCATCGCCACTCTCGGCACCGGCAGCATCATGTACGCCTTCACCGGCTGGATCACCGACGGAACCCGGATCGTCCCTGGACCGCAGGGCCTGCCGCCCGCCTTCACCGACATCTACGACTCCAGGTTCCTCGGCCTGCCGGTACCCGCCTTCTACGTCCTCGCCCTCGTCGTCGCCCTCTGGCTGGTGCTGGAGCGGCTGCCGCTCGGCCGGTATCTGTATGTCATCGGCTCCAACCCCCGCGCCGCCGGCATCCTCGGCATCCCCACGCGCAGGTACTCCGTCTACGCCTTCGCCGGATCGGGCCTGTTCGTCGGCTTCGCCGGTGTCCTCCTCGCCGCTCAGCAGCAGACCGGCAACCCGAGTGTCGGCCTGGACTACCTGCTGCCCGCCTTCGTCGGCGCCCTGCTCGGCTCCACCGCGATCAAGCCGGGCCGCGCCAACGCCTTGGGCACCCTCGTGGCCGTCGCCGTCCTCGCCATCGGCCTCGCCGGCATCGGCCAGCTCGGCGCCCAGTTCTGGGCCACCCCGCTGTTCAACGGCGGCACCCTGCTCATCGCCGTCGGCCTGGCCGGCTACTCCGCCCGCCGCCGACTGCGCACCGGCCCCACCGCGACCCGCCAGTCACTCGCAAAGCCGTCGGCTGCACCGACGAAGGACGGCACCCCCTAG